The stretch of DNA TAATAACAATCCATAAAACGACCACATGGGGAGTTTTCATGGCACGACATCGCTTTCCTCTTTGCccattgggaatttaattaaaactgtcTAAAGCCCAGCGGGTGTCAGTCGCCGGACAAAGAAAAAAGCGTGTTGTCATGCAAAAAACCATTATTCTTTAGATTTCATCCATGGTAgattatttttcaatataaatTCAACGGATCCCAATGGTTAACCAGAGTTGGCCAAGCTAATTACGGCTCCACGGTGACCAATATAATGTAATTAAAGTGCAGGCAGCAAAAAGTGGTCggaaaaaaagcggcaaaacaCCACCTCAACAAGCTTAAAAGGAAGCAACTGAAAATAGTTTCCCCACTGGCCCTGCGGATTTTCACACATTTTCCTTCGCACGCAGCGCTGGCTGgggggaaaaagaaaaatacaaatgaaaaataaaatacacaaaagCTTTGGAGCAGCAGGCACATCAACAACACATCGTAAACAATTCTTGGCCAGCACGGCATGACAAAAAACCCGcctttgcaaattttaaaaaccgaaACAGATGCAAGATTCTGGCGAGCGATTCTTGTAATTGAGAAAATTGCTTCTCCAACACGGGTATACAAATTAGGCAGATTATCGACAGTAAATTACAAAGGAATTCTTTTCGGCGTTCTATAATTTCTATAATTGTTTACAAAGTGGCCGAGTCCGGAGGAAGAGGCATCTCCAGTGCAAAGTACATAAATCAACATCAGAAGCTTCCTACTAAATCGCTCGCCATTGCAGGggaaggaaaaataaataaagcgatttattaaaatcaaaagccaTAAACCATTCAATTAAGTGAGTTCCCAGGCAACGGTAAGCATGTGGACTATAATTATACCGATTGAAATGACCACTTTTgggcaattaaaatttgtttttgcacCCCATAAATTAGGAAATTTGGTCCATAAATCAGCGACAGTTGCCAGTCTTTATTTGCACTACATTTTAGCCGATTTAGATTTTCATCTTGCGTGTTTTCCCATAAAAATCACCGTACCTTGGCACGCAATCATCTGCTCTGCGACGACCTAGcaaattggcatttaaatttttaactgcATTTTTATGTTGGTTCCGCAACCCCCGTTCTACCAATTTCTTGGggccaaataaaataaaccgtAATGCAATAAATTAAGCTGTTTTGCTTGTCGGTCCCTTTGCAAATTGTCTTCTGGACTCTGGGCCATAAATTAAACCTTTACCAACCGATTCGTTTGTGTCCGGCCTAAGCCGTTTGGGATAAATCTCCGGCTTTTGTGGGCGGACACGCAGATCAATGCCGGGCCTGCAGTTTAATAACCAGCTCATGGGATTAACCGACGGACACTTCTTTTATAACCATCCCCgcataaataaacatatttcccGAGGCATGCCAAGCAAATGTCAATGTCAACTGGCGTCGTTTGGGCCTTGGCTTTCCTTTGGGTTTGGGTGGCGGTGGCCCAAAGTGGCCCGAGCCAAGGCTAAGTTTATTATGCCGCGAAAAATGCAGGCCCTCGAGTGTGAGTACCGTAACCCTTGCACTCAAACacacaagaaaaacaaagaacCAAGTCAAAGTACACCCACCAGCACTTGCACACAATGCGGGCCACCTTGTGCTTTACATTTCGAATGCTAAGCACAGTACTCACTCcgaaattatacaaatatggGACTTGCAAAAACTTTctcaaataagaaaaataaaaatatatttcggaTTATTTAAAGGATCACCCCGATGGAGAAATTACaatcaaatacaaattaaattaaaaataattaaatagttCATTGCTCACATTGAgccaatataattatatttcctctgcatttcccatttttctaCGTATAATAGGATAATTAATTGGCTAGTTAATTTGATGAAATGTAACTTATTTctagaataatatttaaatttctaaatatACTCTTTTACCAATTAAATATGCATCTAACCGATAgttcatatttttaacaacCTCTGTAAAAGAATATAGAACAAGCCTGTTCAAACTTtgtgtcagtcagtcagtaaattatttcaatttagtGTGCAACTCTTGTGCCTGAGCTTCAGGTCTTCTGCACTTGAATACATTTTACAGCGGACTGTCTGTCGGTTCGGTCCGTTCATGTTTCAATGTCAGATGTGTGGGAGCGTGTGTTAGCGGGAGTTTtccatattattatttatgaataCGACTTACGGCTGACATTTATATTCTGCGGCAGATGCCTGGGTTGTACGGCTACAAGTGCAAGGGTTTTGGTTACTTGTAAAAGTGCTCTTCTAGTTTTACAACTGCTTCACCCAGGGCCAAAGGCAAGGAGAGAGCagtaaaagtggaaaaattatGGTCAGGTAGTAAACAGGAAATTTCCTATTTCGCGAAAGCTAATGGAAGAGCGCGCGGAAGTCCCTTCATTGTTTGATAACCGTTACCTAAGTGCATTTTTAGGTGCATTAGAACATTGATGGGATTCTATTAGCTCACACACTCGGGAGTTATCACCTCCATGTGGGGGAGCATCAGGAAAAACCATTAAGGGAAACGGTAATTGATGGTGGAAATGATGGATGCTGAGAGATACCATTGATCCATTAAGACAGGCTTCGGCgccctttttaaatttatgttaccATTAAGTTAATATACAACACCTTAACttcaataattgaaaaaaagctTATTAATCCAGATAATGAATGAAAAGAGGATACAAAGTGTAAAAAGTTACTTAACGTTTTAGTATCCTTCTTgattagtttattttattagttttactaAGCACTTAACCTGTAGTGCGGTAATCAAAGCTAAATATAGCCGCACTGCAGGTATCAGACCAAATCAAAGGCAAAACACTAATCCATAATTCAGACTTGGCAGAAAGCCGCAGTCGGGCCCAAGTgcttaaaatagaaataataacAGACACGCCAGCAACAAGCGCAAGGAAAGAAAACCCAGCAAAGGAAAGGGGAAATGCGAGGGAAATGACAGCCCGCCGAGCGGagaaaataaacagaaaaacacttaaattaaattgcgaACTGAGCTTAATGCACTTAAAGTCGGGACATGTCCGGAAAACGGTGGGAAAGTGGGTGGCCTTTGTGAGCCACTGCCAATGTcgggcagacagacggacagacagaggGATTCCATTGACAGGTGAGCAGTGGCAAGCAGTGCGTTCAGCTTTCCCAGCTTTTCCCCGACTTTTCCTGGGGCACTCGAGCACGCGCCCGAGAAAAGCCAAGAACTGTGAGCTGAGAATCGCGGCTTATGCAATGCGGCCAACGAGGCTTGACAGTTCGGTTTGCTTATCTGCGTTTTTGGCCCAAGGGCCTCCATTTGCTTTCTGCCTTTTGCCATGCAAGGCGGCCATTAGTGACGTTGACTCACCCGAAAATAATTCCTGTTCAATAGGTCTCCCCATCTCCCTATTGATTCGTTGCGAcgaaagaatatttaaataccaaGTTCACAAGTAAGTTTATTTCCTTGGGGACTCTTTCGGTTTCGCTTTGGGTTTTCGTGGGGCCAACTTTTTATCTGCAGCATTTCATGTCTTGTTTCTGCTTTATCGttgttttattgatttaatttgtttggccCCAggctgaaaaatattgaatattcaaATAGCTGTTCGGAAATATCAGTAAAAAGGTATTCTTGTTTATTCAAACTGACACGTGGTTTGCATTTTTCAATATGGAGACTGAAAGTTGGATTTATTACGGACccaattgtaaatatttattatgtcGAACTGCAGTTGTTTGTGGAAAAAATATTCGGAAATATAAGTTCaactttaaacattaaaagttaatttcttttaatgaaaatgaaataaaatctttCAGGATTTTTCCCCAAGCTAAACTTTCTGCCATATATTTAATCTGTTCAATCTCAgacttaaatatttcatttgaaaGCCGGATACTTTAATAAGCTATTGCTTTGGGCTTTTTCTTTATCTCAGCCATTTCCAGTAGAAGAGAATTTATGGCTGAAAAAGACAGCTGCAAATGGAAAATTGCTTCCCCAGCATTCTGTTTCTCAATTCCTTAATATTTCTTTGAGCAATTATATGATTTTAAAGTTTCTTGGAAATGTGAGCGGATCAtcatcttaaattaaaaaagatatataaaatgttgtttaatgAATAAATACGAGTAATGAAgtgcaaagaaaataatttatttttaaacttatttcagTTGAACATAAAAAGTTcaggttttaaaatttgaaattcccGCAGTTCTCTCGCTATGCTAATCTCGTTCCTCCTGTTTGGTACCTTCGCAACTAAGCCCACAGCTCATTAcacaatttatattaaagtcgTAACTTAACCCTCGGCACCCAGAGCCACATTAGCAGGCAGTTGGAGCGGGGCCAAAAGCATTTGCCATATTGCACTCTGGATTGCAAAAGTTCTTGGCCAGCATTCCGCTATAATCGTATAAATACGTATACAGTTCTAGCACTTCCTTGCCACACatatatatgaaataaaaacaaggacAACAAAGGAAGTTTGTGGGGCAAAAAGCGGAAGAGGCTCGAAGCCATTGCAGTGGGTGAAATGCAATTTCCAGGCCATAAAATGGCCGGGCaggaaaaaacagaaaaatccTTTCACTGGGCCTTAACGAAAGCGTTTGCAGGTAATGGCCATCATCGTAGCCGGTTAATGCGGGCAACTTGTTCCGCTGGCAGATAACACGAGTTCCCAAAGTCCTCGCGAACAATGCGAAAAGTTTcgctgcaaattaaatgaaaagttAATATTGGCAGCGTGTTCGATAAACAATAGGGACACAGTCAACAAGTTGGTCCAACTAATGCGATTATTGCACAGTCCTTAGTGTCTTTGACAAAAGGCAAGACACTTGAGCTAATGAGATTTTATAGAAGGCAGTCGATTtatcttaattttataaaagggTGCAGAACAAATCTCTACGGTTTTGAAATCTCCGTTAAACGTGTCTTAAAGTatacaacaaattattttaaaaacgtaGTATTTCTGGAGCATTAAAGAAACTTGTATAAATaacctatttttatttttttcagcgTATTTTAAAGCCTTTACTCAAGTGATTTTAAATCAATGGaaagcttttcctttttttttcaattctaAAGCCTTGCTAAGAACTCTTAGTATTTTTTGCTCTTGCAATGCAAATTAGTGGCGATTTTCTTGAGTGCCGAGAGCAGTGTGCATTGCGAAACTCATTTAGCGGCGACAGCTGCTGCAAATTTATGCTCACGGCTCTTCTATTCTGAGCGTTGCCTTAGCCACAGAAGAGCGGTCGCAGCAAACTGACAACGATTCCCACCGCATATATCCGGAATCCGGATCCCGATGAAACGAGCAACCGAGCTGTCTAAATCCAAGCCAAACAGGCACTGTTCAAAGTCGACTTGAGCCAAAGCTTAGCTCTTGATAAATTCCACACGCAATcattgtttaatattaaattgtttgcTCTAACATTAATTTGGATtcaagcttttggcttaaaatCTTATGTATGGACATAATTAAAACGCAAAACAATACGGATGGGTAGAATGCAAGGTTTAATAAATTAGGCATTAAGTATAttgattttgtattaaaattaattttgagatTTTCTAAACTATATTAAGAAATTGTAATAATCTACTTGCAAGACCTTGAagattttgaattaattaaacacTCAAGGTTCTCTATAAAAAACACATGCTAGAAAGTACATGATTTAAGTGGTTCCCCACACAAGGAGAAGATGaaggtttatttaaatagcgCCCCcttggaaattatttttttaagtgttccCTTTTCAAGCGCATTTTCCTTTCCGCCTTACATCATCTGCAGCCCCGCCCTGAGCCCAGGGctttcctttcttatttttagcgCCACCCAGCCGCGAGGCAGCTGCAGACGTGGGTTGTTCAgcaattttgtttacatttcttgtttttcttctttccgCTGGTGTATTTAACTCACAATGACTTGTGACAGGGGTGCGATGTCAAGCGGGGGTTGGGGTTGCATGGAGGTGACGTCCTGTCTCATTTCAGCTGCGGGGAATCTCCGCGCACACACGAATGCAATGGCGACGCTTCCTCCGCTGCAGTGAGACTCCCGCGGCGACCATTTCTCACCCGTGTGGCTTTCTGTGGGTGTTTCTGTTTTATGCTATTAATTTGACAGTTTCAGCTGCGCTGACAACTGGCTTTTCCCCAGACACCGAGCATAGCATTTAATGGCTGCAAATTAATTGTTGTATTCCTTGCCATTCCCCAGATAATTGCCCAGCATCTAGTTTTTCTGCGAGgacaaataacttaaaaaaaacaagaaagaaatggattcagctgctgccgccgccgccaaaCGCGTTCAGATCGAGAAGGCCCACAACTTTATGCGCCAATATCGCGATCCCGAGTCCAGGGAACTCAAGAAGCTGTCGGCCAACCAGTTCATGGATGTCTGGGCGCACTACGATAAAGATGGTGAGTTTACCTATATTTAATTACAAGTTATGTTAGGACAATCAGTTGTTTTTAagtcataataataaatcatattttaGGCTACTTTTGATACGGTCATAACTTGATCAaccaaaactttaaaaactttaacatttttatgaaaacCATTTCAATATTAAACTAGATTGATAACTATATATCTGTGCTacattaaatcaatttaattcgTGATAGCTCTACAATTTTGtaatacaattaaatataattatgttttttttcccGAATAGAacctaaaccatttaaaaccgttttaatatttataacatttttattcttatttggaaaagaataatttaaaatgtaaattttaattgaattgcaaTGAAACTGCTATTGTCACTCTCTTCCTTTGTTTCTTAGGAAATGGCTACATCGAGGGCACTGAGCTGGACGGATTTCTTCGGGAGTTCGTGTCGAGCGCCAATGCCACAGACATCAGTCCAGAGGTGAGATGGAAGTTAAACCACTGCAAGGACCAACTGCATCTTAATCTTTCTGCTCCAAACCCCTTAGGCTGTTACGGACACCATGCTCGAGGAGCTGAAGTCCTGCTTCATGGAGGCCTACGATGACAATCAGGATGGCAAAATCGATATCAGAGAGGTGGGTATTACGTTTACAGCCCAAAGCTGACCGCACATTCGGACACAAATTTCACTTTGATGGGGCCCCCATGTCGTATGCGCAATGTTGTCTGCCTGTATGGCTTTTTGTGTTCGAAATGACATTTCCTTGAGTTGAGTCCTGGTGGCGCCTCTTTTGCCTTTTTcaaattggtttttaaatgTCTGGGCCCACCCGAGTCTCCATAAATTATTTGGCGTTTTCCCTCGGTGGAGAAAAGCAAACTTTCTGGCAAGGTCTCTTTCcccagaaaaataaaagtttttcttcGCTCTCTCTTATTTGGCGGGGGCCACAttaaatgagtttttaattgaagTTGGACCGGCAGCCGCGGCACGGACTATTGAAAGGAGATTTTTCTGTACGGTCtgctttcttttttccacCAAATAATAAAGCACACTTGGAGGCGGACTGGCACAATGGACTTTTGATAAATGAGCCCCCGAAAGAGAAAGTTTCGGgaaagaaaagtgaaaagttcAAGTAGCGGGTTCCCCATTGACTGCTGATTAAGGTTGCGGGCAACACAAAAGGAGCAGGGCATTCATAATTCCTGTTCTCCACATTATTCATACGCCACGTCGAACATCGATTGAAAAGGCTTTGGGTTGAATTTCGCTGTTTACTGGCTTGTCAACAGAGGGCTTTTGGCCCGGGGGATAAACTTTAATTGCGATAGTGCAGTAATTACAAGCTgcgaataaaaatgtaaattccgcAGCCACAGCCACAGCGAATTATAAAGTTTTCGCGGCCACAGCTGATTACTAGTGAAGGGTGAGAGCTTCAATTCGACACTTAAATTATGCCGGAAAGTTTTAACGAATGCCCGGGACAAAACTTTTCCGGCTGTTCGCTAATGAAAGTGCAGCAAGATTTTCTTGGTTTCCACGCGATGCACCGTGAAACTAGCAGACTAGTAGAGTCCACCCGACCCATGTAGTGTCCTATTTATAACCTATTTCATTGTCAAGTCACGCATTGAAACAAGAGGAATTTTTCTTGCAGCTCGCTCAACTTTTGCCCATGGAGGAGAACTTCCTTTTGCTCTTCCGCTTCGATAATCCCCTGGAATCTAGCGTTGAATTCATGAAGGTAGGTGACAATCAGGAATTTCCGCCCCTGAAATTCCTCAATTAATTTGCAATCCCTTGTtgctttcaaataaattagatCTGGCGTGAATACGACACCGACAACTCGGGTTACATTGAGGCGGATGAGCTAAAGAATTTCTTGCGCGATTTGCTCAAAGAGGCCAAAAAGATCAACGATGTGTCCGAAGACAAGCTCATCGAGTACACCGATACTATGGTGAGTATTCAGAGATATTAAGTCGTGAAAAATGTAACTTCTGGGAGTACAATAAATTcatagtttaaatattttatgtgaattcctaaaatttacaaagtgcctaactatttttaaatatattttaacatttcctagaaaacaaaataaaaattttttataaaccatgaaaatgttttagaaaatcataatacttcttaaaaattttataaaatttggtatacataaaaaacatgtttaaaTAAACTTCATGAAAATGGCAACGCATAAACGAAATGCCCAAACAAAAACGATTCCAGTCGAATATTCATACGTACAAATCTGCTGTCGTTATTGATGACAGATGCACTAATGTATGCAATTGACACACAATAGTGTAAATAATTCAGTTTCCCAATTAGCCGACTCTAATGTATGCCCAACCACAATCCTTGCAGCTCCAAGTATTCGATGCCAACAAGGACGGACGTTTGCAGCTGTCGGAAATGGCCAAGTAAGTGTCCTCGAAGTCGCATTCTTGAAAttcaggcagcagcagcaacctaACTTATTTATTGCAGATTGCTTCCGGTTAAAGAGAACTTCCTTTGCCGCCAGGTGTTTAAGGTAAGTGACAAGCGTTTGATATGCCAATGACTTCCAGCCAAGCCAGAAAGCATCGTTCAATCGAGGAAATTGCCAAGAGCATTTGCCATCAGGATATCGCggttttcagaaaatttaatattaagaatttaCGAAACTTAAACAGACTCGGCTTGCcttcaaaaaaacaaaacacgttTAGCACCTAGGTTAGCCTGAATTCTTTGGTTTCTCACTAGCTGCAGCCTTGATTAAATAACTAATTAGCTTTGCAACTAACTCAATCAACAATGCATTttcgttttgattttgattacCTATTATTTTCAGCGATGTCTGTGCCGTTTTGGAGGAAATAATCTCttagaaataataagaatgtGGGGACTAACATAAATTTCTCTTCCGTTTAAAtgcttcaataaataaatcgaaTGCCAGACAGAAATTAAGGAaagcaaaattgaattttgtgaataaaaaactaaataaaatccgGTTAATCAATTTCAGTAAAAGTCTAAccaatttcagtttttattcACGGCCAAGCAATTACTTGGATAAATGCAATGCAATGGTTAAGTGCATCCTACTGCATTTgcttgtattaaaaataaataaaaatcaattgtcCATCCGATAGAAACTTTAAAAAGAAATGGTTCGAAAGAAAGAGTACTAAAAGcaaatgggatttaaaaaaatatttttttttgcattcttTATTGAATGGATTCGTGAATTGCCTTCGTTTTGCAAGGCAACTTGAAGTTCTTAACCCTTTTAGAGCCTTTTATTCCCGCTCGACAAAt from Drosophila takahashii strain IR98-3 E-12201 chromosome 2R, DtakHiC1v2, whole genome shotgun sequence encodes:
- the Cbp53E gene encoding calbindin-32 isoform X1 → MDSAAAAAAKRVQIEKAHNFMRQYRDPESRELKKLSANQFMDVWAHYDKDGNGYIEGTELDGFLREFVSSANATDISPEAVTDTMLEELKSCFMEAYDDNQDGKIDIRELAQLLPMEENFLLLFRFDNPLESSVEFMKIWREYDTDNSGYIEADELKNFLRDLLKEAKKINDVSEDKLIEYTDTMLQVFDANKDGRLQLSEMAKLLPVKENFLCRQVFKEGIDGATKLTKEDIEKVFSLYDRDNSGTIENEELKGFLKDLLELVKKDDYDAQDLAAFEETIMRGVGTDKHGKISRKELTMILLTLAKISPDDEE
- the Cbp53E gene encoding calbindin-32 isoform X2, translating into MDSAAAAAAKRVQIEKAHNFMRQYRDPESRELKKLSANQFMDVWAHYDKDGNGYIEGTELDGFLREFVSSANATDISPEAVTDTMLEELKSCFMEAYDDNQDGKIDIRELAQLLPMEENFLLLFRFDNPLESSVEFMKIWREYDTDNSGYIEADELKNFLRDLLKEAKKINDVSEDKLIEYTDTMLQVFDANKDGRLQLSEMAKLLPVKENFLCRQVFKGATKLTKEDIEKVFSLYDRDNSGTIENEELKGFLKDLLELVKKDDYDAQDLAAFEETIMRGVGTDKHGKISRKELTMILLTLAKISPDDEE